A window from Myripristis murdjan chromosome 11, fMyrMur1.1, whole genome shotgun sequence encodes these proteins:
- the LOC115367290 gene encoding methyltransferase-like protein 24, translating into MRAGALGRGGLPLRAGLLLLIPPLLLALQLLVGLQLPRAHRASSTGADGEEEEEGAIAFSVISIEPERSSRHRGTAGRGPELEEEEEEQEEEDVERPEGARGYEDENEMPLRKVGPRRLEVQSWAADEPSFTSELSRIITYITRPQVNCSRVLSPGDAQASQVPGAALPWLLCAEDWLLPAAHAPCVAYSFSMDGGDADFLKTVLGLGCEVHRFDPSNSNASGGHLGNSLASNRGDGGVVSQHKMWLEWRVPRKRKPKTRSTLGSVSQTLAAIMEALGHHTVHFLYADLLSAEWRVFQNWIELGTLWSIHHLVAKVHLQWAGFEVGGTNEEIVRYWFSVLDGLRASGFQLVHISPGEGRSVLKQTVPNAHSSYTLSWVNMRR; encoded by the exons ATGCGAGCTGGTGCGCTGGGCCGGGGCGGGCTCCCTCTCCGCGCGGGACTGCTACTTTTGATCCCGCCGCTTCTCCTCGCGCTCCAGCTCCTCGTCGGACTCCAGCTGCCGCGAGCTCACAGAGCCAGCTCCACGGGGGCcgacggggaggaggaggaggagggcgcgATTGCCTTTTCCGTTATTAGCATCGAACCGGAGAGGAGCTCGCGCCACCGGGGAACCGCGGGCCGGGGACCGGAGctagaagaggaggaggaggagcaggaggaggaagatgtggAGAGGCCGGAGGGCGCACGCGGCTATGAGGACGAGAACGAGATGCCCTTGCGCAAg gtgggACCCAGAAGGTTGGAGGTGCAGTCATGGGCAGCCGATGAGCCCTCCTTCACTTCAGAGCTCAGTCGTATCATCACATATATCACCAGACCCCAG GTGAACTGCTCCAGGGTGCTGTCTCCAGGAGACGCTCAGGCATCACAGGTCCCTGGAGCTGCTCTCCCCTGGCTGCTGTGCGCTGAGGATTGGCTCCTTCCAGCTGCACACGCACCATGTGTTGCATACTCCTTCag TATGGACGGGGGAGATGCAGACTTTCTAAAGACTGTGTTAGGGCTGGGATGTGAAGTCCACAGATTTGATCCCAGCAACTCGAATGCATCTGGTGGTCACCTTGGCAACAGTTTGGCGAGTAACCGTGGTGATGGAGGCGTGGTCAGCCAGCACAAGATGTGGCTGGAGTGGCGAGTTCCAAGGAAACGCAAGCCCAAGACAAGAAGCACCCTGGGTAGTGTCTCTCAAACACTGGCAGCTATCATGGAGGCTCTGGGACATCACACG GTTCACTTCCTGTACGCTGACCTGCTCAGTGCCGAGTGGCGAGTTTTCCAGAACTGGATCGAGCTGGGAACTCTGTGGAGCATCCATCATCTGGTTGCCAAAGTGCACCTGCAGTGGGCAGGGTTTGAGGTGGGCGGGACCAACGAAGAGATTGTCCGCTATTGGTTCAGTGTTCTAGACGGGCTCCGAGCCTCTGGATTCCAGCTGGTCCACATCTCTCCAGGAGAGGGACGCAGTGTCCTAAAACAGACAGTGCCAAACGCTCACAGCTCCTACACACTCAGCTGGGTCAATATGAGACGCTGA
- the ahdc1 gene encoding AT-hook DNA-binding motif-containing protein 1 produces the protein MSGLSGRLRSGVGGAPGGCGGALAEDKGCVGGLEGLEGPELWTRELVQEGALEPSSDGPAPVTYDHFAPSSPSALANGLHLQRRLGDSLRRRRQTEIHTLPETCTLAETLRNMQTHMDPDVHTQAVSHAHMDNCALVDINMHLGSVGTEQPRTLSPETTHATSPQPLPLSLVNHPASTNELAAPVLTAETDIPSTFCPVPIGPNPLPGPSPLPVEAERKYALRSSGRPRFPCHLRKSSRLRRSTEDGERRTGRERLGEEEDDITEEKIWTVKEEEVALVGKEEPHTVEPVLPAAPCPTDIALALTVPKPFPKAIPKSGPRPGPRPGPRPGPRPGPRPGPRPGPKPGSKPGPRPSPKSMKNAGPKSVMKHRQSSHSIPHRSTPHPPFPRPSTIAAPQPTVTTEAPVDMEVSPLTKRRRGHFVGVRKIVVKVARIPVNLSRRQKSYKISNLEVTGVEKGIEGGLEGTEAVREPTALLRMKNNGKSVMVMFPPGELPVILKRRRGRPPKQPLPGIPGEPVSAGNVGGNGDQPKKPRRRRRTKLPSPYPSYVNDTNDVKTEYGDVLSKLAFLNRQPPATGRCSPPRCWTPSEPESFHTPLENPGISTLLHRLTGFRRRGGRGGGTGRGGGAAGGIGGTERNKSTFCDFFESIGKKRKLSPQSEPGIPRKRGKGASGGGVGRGGGIVGSEISGEKPVRRRRPRKNGTFKGEAGVSMGQDWSNGAGGWREEGSMDKEKGLAGYQVCRSPRGGFSSCELGRGGAYCSGGGSRGAGPAGDDSQGLFAGYFRSLLDSDDSSDLLDISSSQPGARKAQSTPGYEPSSPAPGPSWSPAFPKQSPKGPGAGVEGPAQTHCSSARPPYSYSSLAQTSPTTSTYPKSTPPSLSLSHSPSSPHPSSYSHYSSGYSSSSPAGAGAVPQRSSDCSFSYGSGHSIGKATSSGQGQMSYSTYQAAAKRGYSGYPVVAHSSMGRGESAGPTSPGGGYMAMAKGSPFSSSSSPEGYKQYNSNQWSFRQGYGGWAADSFGPQYHGYSEYGSNESKDILDISNYTPQKAKRQPFPESLSESSSDSSHLGSAAAGSGPSSGSGTYKQKESAPIGGEGGQSSLSSLEKLMMDWHESATGPSYNWSQNVLFQGGGSSKQGRGRRKRAEPPPEKEGGSAVHPDSPSSLSPTPTPGPKRGGVGGRPRGSRGARGGLSPCQRERPKGRAKAASASGGGGVGAVGGPEGSGLFQEGLDYYSGDSSSLSPLATPNPAPPASYLQDPCEYPSPYSAHPSTPSSEERYPAIYPGESSSSLSPSVSSPPYPPKPTPPPPQTYHPVPSRTFSPSCSPSPRVTPHCGTALSPPHRPPPKDPQYSQYDSPSYCSSPYWYGQTSHSGSPSPHSHGTHSNTAMHTHTNPHTSPHGNIHGNPLASPNTNTASHLNPNPLAHDTQLPNTQPHSNLSSHTNTHPQPHTSSHLHSNPQSHPNLLTNNQPQSHSHHNTHTNPNPHLHSHTHSNPNPSLHSHSTPLLFEDRSPPSMPTHKRDLTPHSLSAGHRQGPLPHSPYPKSPLDSSPHQEDMSGYSLSHQSYQGMSHRYPPQVARGSGVLCQLLDPASEDSFSVTSL, from the exons ATGAGTGGCCTGTCAGGACGCCTACGTTCGGGTGTGGGTGGGGCTCCCGGGGGCTGCGGTGGGGCTCTGGCAGAAGACAAGGGGTGTGTAGGGGGGTTGGAGGGGCTGGAAGGGCCTGAGCTCTGGACCAGGGAGCTGGTCCAAGAGGGGGCCCTGGAACCCTCCAGCGATGGACCAGCACCGGTGACCTACGACCACTttgccccctcctctccctctgccctaGCCAACGGCCTCCATCTGCAGAGAAGACTGGGGGACAGTTTGCGCCGGCGGAGGCAGACGGAGATTCACACCCTCCCTGAAACCTGCACACTTGCAGAAACACTCAGAAACATGCAAACGCACATGGACccagatgtgcacacacaggctgtgtcacatgcacacatggacaATTGTGCACTTGTGGATATCAACATGCATTTGGGCTCAGTGGGGACAGAGCAGCCCAGAACTCTCTCACCAGAGACCACACATGCAACCTCACCTCAGCCCCTGCCTCTGTCACTTGTTAATCATCCTGCCTCCACCAATGAGCTGGCAGCCCCGGTCCtcactgcagagacagacatacCCTCAACCTTTTGTCCCGTTCCTATTGGCCCAAACCCTCTCCCAGGCCCCTCACCTCTTCCTgtagaggcagagaggaagtaTGCTCTTCGCAGCTCTGGGCGTCCCCGCTTTCCCTGTCACCTTCGCAAATCCTCCCGCCTCCGTCGCAGTACagaggacggagagaggagaacagggagggagagactaggagaggaggaggatgatatAACAGAGGAGAAGATCTGGACAGTCAAAGAAGAGGAAGTGGCATTGGTTGGGAAAGAAGAGCCCCACACTGTGGAGCCCGTTCTCCCTGCTGCTCCTTGCCCCACAGACATCGCTCTAGCTCTAACTGTTcccaaaccttttcctaaaGCTATACCTAAATCTGGACCTAGACCTGGACCTAGACCTGGACCCAGACCTGGACCCAGACCCGGACCCAGACCTGGACCCAGACCTGGACCTAAACCTGGATCTAAACCAGGGCCCAGACCTTCACCCAAATCTATGAAGAACGCTGGTCCTAAGAGTGTTATGAAACACCGTCAGTCCTCCCACTCCATCCCTCATCGCTCCACTCCTCATCCCCCTTTTCCTCGCCCATCAACTATAGCCGCACCTCAGCCAACTGTGACGACTGAGGCGCCTGTTGATATGGAGGTGTCTCCTCTCACTAAACGGAGGCGTGGACATTTTGTGGGA GTGAGAAAGATTGTGGTGAAGGTGGCTCGCATTCCCGTTAACCTCAGCCGCCGACAGAAGAGCTACAAGATCTCTAATTTGGAGGTTACCGGAGTGGAGAAAGGCATTGAAGGGGGTCTGGAAGGCACAGAGGCGGTTCGGGAGCCCACGGCTCTTCTCCGCATGAAGAACAACGGGAAGAGTGTTATGGTGATGTTTCCACCTGGAGAACTCCCTGTTATACTCAAACGCCGGCGTGGCCGTCCACCTAAACAGCCACTGCCAGGAATACCAGGAGAACCTGTAAGTGCTGGAAATGTTGGTGGTAATGGAGACCAGCCCAAGAAACCCCGGAGACGGCGTCGGACTAAACTCCCTTCCCCTTACCCTTCCTATGTTAACGATACCAATGATGTGAAAACGGAGTACGGGGATGTTCTGTCCAAACTGGCTTTTTTAAACCGCCAGCCACCTGCCACAGGCCGATGCTCACCTCCTCGCTGCTGGACGCCCAGTGAGCCGGAGAGCTTCCACACCCCTTTGGAAAACCCCGGAATATCCACTCTGCTGCACCGGCTGACTGGCTTTAGGCGCAGAGGTGGTAGGGGAGGGGGCACgggaagagggggaggggcaGCAGGGGGAATTGGGGGCACTGAGCGCAATAAAAGCACCTTCTGTGACTTCTTTGAATCAATTGGCAAGAAGCGAAAACTCAGCCCACAGTCTGAGCCCGGAATACCCAGGAAAAGGGGGAAAGGTGCAAGTGGAGGTGGTGTTGGTAGGGGAGGGGGGATTGTGGGAAGTGAGATCAGTGGAGAGAAACCAGTCAGGAGGAGACGTCCAAGAAAGAACGGGACATTTAAGGGTGAGGCTGGGGTCTCCATGGGGCAGGACTGGTCCAATGGAGCAGGTggttggagggaggaggggagtaTGGACAAGGAGAAAGGCCTAGCTGGGTACCAGGTTTGTCGATCTCCAAGGGGGGGCTTTTCCTCCTGTGAACTTGGAAGGGGAGGTGCCTACTGCAGtggaggaggcagcagagggGCTGGGCCAGCTGGAGATGATTCACAGGGTCTGTTTGCTGGATATTTCCGGTCACTGCTTGACTCTGATGATTCTTCAGACCTGTTGGacatctcctcctcccagcCGGGTGCCCGCAAAGCTCAGTCCACCCCAGGCTATGAGCCTTCAAGCCCAGCCCCCGGCCCCAGCTGGTCTCCCGCATTCCCCAAGCAGAGCCCTAAGGGTCCTGGTGCTGGGGTGGAGGGTCCAGCCCAGACGCACTGCTCCTCAGCCAGGCCTCCCTACAGCTATAGCAGCCTGGCTCAAACTTCCCCCACCACATCTACTTATCCCAAATccactcctccatccctctctctctcccattcccCAAGCTCCCCCCATCCTTCCTCCTATAGCCACTACTCCTCTggctactcctcctcctctcctgctggggCTGGTGCAGTGCCACAGAGATCTTCAGACTGCAGCTTCTCATATGGCTCCGGACACAGCATTGGAAAGGCCACCTCTTCTGGCCAGGGCCAGATGAGTTATTCAACCTACCAGGCAGCAGCCAAGCGGGGCTATAGTGGCTATCCTGTAGTGGCTCATTCCTCCATGGGGCGTGGGGAGTCAGCTGGACCCACTTCACCAGGAGGAGGGTACATGGCCATGGCCAAAGGCAGCCCCTTcagttcctcttcctccccagAGGGTTACAAACAGTACAACTCCAATCAGTGGAGCTTCAG gcAAGGCTACGGTGGTTGGGCAGCAGATAGCTTCGGGCCTCAGTATCACGGCTACAGTGAATATGGCTCCAATGAGTCCAAAGACATCCTTGATATCTCTAACTACACCCCTCAGAAGGCCAAGCGCCAACCCTTCCCTGAAAGCCTATCCGAATCCTCCTCTGACTCCTCCCATCTAggctctgcagctgctggcagTGGACCCAGCTCAGGCAGTGGGACATATAAACAGAAGGAGTCTGCTCCTattggtggggaggggggtcagTCAAGCCTGTCCAGCCTGGAGAAGTTAATGATGGATTGGCACGAGAGTGCTACGGGACCGTCCTATAACTGGAGCCAGAATGTACTTTTCCAGGGTGGGGGAAGCAGCAAGCAGGGCCGCGGACGCAGGAAACGGGCTGAACCACCACCGGAGAAAGAGGGGGGTTCTGCTGTACACCCTGATTCCCCATCTAGCCTCTCACCAACACCCACCCCGGGCCCTAAGCGGGGAGGGGTCGGAGGACGGCCTAGAGGGTCTAGAGGAGCCAGAGGGGGTTTGTCACCATGTCAGAGAGAGCGGCCAAAAGGCAGGGCCAAGGCTGCCTCTGCATcaggagggggaggagtggGGGCTGTTGGAGGTCCGGAGGGATCTGGGCTTTTCCAAGAGGGGCTGGACTATTATAGTggagacagcagcagcttgtccCCCCTAGCTACTCCGAACCCTGCACCACCCGCCAGCTACCTTCAGGACCCCTGTGAATACCCCTCCCCTTATTCcgcccacccctccaccccttcCTCTGAGGAGCGATATCCAGCCATCTACCCTGGGgagtcttcctcctccctctccccaagTGTCTCATCTCCTCCCTACCCTCCCAAGCCcacccctcccccgccccagaCTTACCACCCTGTCCCCTCCAGgaccttctctccctcctgctctccatCACCACGAGTAACACCCCACTGTGGCACAGCCCTGAGCCCCCCCCACCGCCCGCCACCCAAAGACCCACAGTACTCGCAGTATGACTCCCCCAGCTACTGTAGCTCCCCCTATTGGTATGGACAGACATCGCACAGTGGCAGCCCCAGCCCCCACTCGCATggcacacactcaaatacagccatgcacacacacaccaacccacACACAAGTCCTCATGGAAATATACATGGTAACCCCCTTGCTAGCCCTAACACAAACACGGCCAGTCATTTGAATCCGAATCCCCTTGCACACGACACGCAACTTCCCAACACACAACCCCACTCCAACTTGagctcacacaccaacacccaccCACAACCGCACACCAGCTCACACCTCCACAGCAACCCCCAGTCACACCCAAACCTCCTTACCAACAATCAGCCCCAGTCTCATtcccaccacaacacacacaccaacccgAACCCTCACCTCCACTCCCATACCCACTCCAATCCCAACCCAAGCCTCCACTCCCACTCCACACCCCTGCTCTTTGAGGACCGCAGTCCTCCCTCAATGCCCACACACAAGCGAGACCTGACCCCCCACTCCCTGAGCGCCGGCCATCGCCAAGGTCCCCTGCCCCACTCCCCCTACCCAAAGTCTCCCCTGGACTCCTCACCCCACCAGGAGGACATGAGCGGCTACTCCCTGTCCCATCAGTCCTACCAGGGGATGAGCCACCGCTACCCCCCCCAGGTTGCTCGGGGAAGTGGGGTGCTGTGCCAGCTCCTGGACCCAGCCAGTGAAGACAGCTTCAGTGTCACCAGCCTGTAG